The following are from one region of the Trichoderma breve strain T069 chromosome 5, whole genome shotgun sequence genome:
- a CDS encoding enoyl-(Acyl carrier protein) reductase domain-containing protein yields the protein MTAETLSLVGKTALITGSGRETGIGAAIARVFARNGAAVAIHYVSESSKARAEKVAADISREFGTKTTVVQGALEKASASTKIVQEALEGLNADHIDILVNNAGYGSPTNLTEATPELLEAEFGINVFATIYLTQAVIGIGKMPRGGRIINVGSIVSKLGLEISAVYAAAKAAQDSLTASWAGQLGRSHGITVNTLAPGPMMTDMSKEFLVAPDGSASELQTGMLAQTRAGSRIGTVNDMADAALLLVSEKSRWLTAQWISVSGGVTGTM from the exons ATGACTGCGGAAACTCTCTCGCTTGTAGGCAAGACTGCCTTGATCACTGGATCCGGCAGAGAAACTGGCATCGGGGCTGCCATCGCCAGAGTGTTTGCCCGAAACGGTGCAGCTGTTGCAATCCACTATGTCTCAGAGAGCTCTAAAGCGAGGGCCGAGAAAGTAGCAGCCGACATTAGTCGGGAATTTGGAACTAAAACAACTGTTGTACAAGGAGCGCTGGAAAAAGCTAGCGCTTCGACGAAGATTGTCCAAGAGGCTCTGGAAGGGCTTAACGCCGACCACATTGACATTCTCG TGAATAATGCTGGCTACGGAAGCCCAACGAATCTCACAGAGGCGACGCCGGAATTACTAGAAGCCGAATTCGGGATCAATGTCTTTGCCACCATTTACCTGACACAAGCTGTTATAGGAATAGGGAAAATGCCCAGAGGAGGGCGTATTATCAACGTTGGCTCCATCGTCTCAAAACTTGGCCTTGAAATCAGCGCAGTCTATGCCGCGGCAAAGGCTGCGCAGGATAGCCTTACAGCATCCTGGGCTGGTCAG CTTGGCCGTAGCCATGGAATTACCGTCAATACTCTTGCGCCGGGACCAATGATGACAGACATGTCGAAAGAGTTTTTGGTTGCACCCGACGGATCTGCATCTGAATTACAGACCGGGATGCTGGCACAGACGCGAGCTGGGTCACGAATTGGGACGGTCAATGATATGGCCGATGCTGCGTTACTGCTAGTCTCAGAGAAGAGCCGCTGGCTTACCGCACAGTGGATTTCGGTCAGCGGCGGAGTGACTGGAACTATGTAA
- a CDS encoding ecdysteroid kinase domain-containing protein, protein MSDTASEQLPALPSDITPQWLGEKLGYRVKSIENTSNIWGTASKLFYAITYEDESSDAQPNHICIKGVFDPKMIEAQPWTVSLAQREAEFFAKVAPNVKNMIFPKSWWSGLSDKQGIAIMNDLTTEGCTFPTETASYPVEKVLNGVEQLAGLHAQYWGQSQDDHPWIWNNYDPAMKFMCMPWDEVVRAPGRPQLPEYLMDGKRCNEALDRYYAERNPRFRTLLHGDTHIGNVYFTSSGRIGFLDWSAFHFGSCFHDVVYHMTAMLSVEDRRSHEMEILDHYLDTLHRLGGPRFDRHNDPEVMIEFRRSFMTNVIWLICPDGLQSKERVAALCERTVAAYDDHKVIDVILGQPKPATSE, encoded by the exons atGTCTGATACAGCAAGCGAACAACTACCGGCTCTCCCCTCAGACATTACTCCCCAGTGGTTAGGAGAGAAGCTAGGGTACAGGGTCAAGTCAATCGAGAATACCTCTAACATTTGGGGTACGGCCAGCAAACTATTCTATGCCATTACATATGAAGATGAGAGCAGCGATGCGCAGCCAAACCACATCTGCATCAAAGGCGTCTTCGACCCTAAGATGATTGAAGCGCAGCCATGGACAGTTAGCCTCGCGCAACGAGAGGCCGAGTTCTTTGCTAAAGTTGCGCCAAACGTCAAAAACATGATTTTCCCGAAGAGCTGGTGGAGTGGTTTGAGTGACAAGCAGGGTATCGCCATCATGAACGATTTGACTACCGAGGGCTGCACTTTCCCCACCGAGACCGCCTCGTATCCAGTTGAGAAAGTCTTGAACGGTGTTGAGCAGTTGGCTGGTCTGCATGCGCAGTACTGGGGCCAGAGCCAGGATGACCATCCAT GGATTTGGAATAACTACGACCCGGCCATGAAATTCATGTGCATGCCATGGGATGAAGTCGTACGAGCTCCTGGCCGTCCCCAGCTACCTGAGTACCTGATGGATGGTAAGCGATGTAATGAGGCACTAGACCGCTATTATGCGGAACGTAATCCGAGATTCCGTACACTCCTTCACGGCGATACCCACATCGGCAACGTCTACTTTACGTCTAGCGGACGCATCGGCTTCCTTGACTGGTCAGCCTTCCATTTTGGATCCTGCTTCCACGATGTTGTCTATCACATGACAGCCATGCTAAGTGTTGAAGACCGTCGCTCACATGAAATGGAGATCCTGGATCACTACCTCGATACGTTGCATCGCCTTGGCGGGCCCAGGTTTGACCGTCACAATGACCCTGAAGTCATGATCGAGTTTCGACGCTCCTTCATGACCAACGTCATCTGGCTCATCTGTCCTGATGGTTTGCAGAGCAAAGAGCGAGTGGCGGCCTTGTGTGAGCGCACCGTTGCCGCTTATGACGACCATAAGGTCATCGATGTCATTCTTGGCCAGCCCAAACCGGCAACTTCAGAATGA